Proteins encoded by one window of Salmo trutta chromosome 17, fSalTru1.1, whole genome shotgun sequence:
- the im:7152348 gene encoding E3 ubiquitin-protein ligase RNF186 produces the protein MVLCEDMECGVCYQPYSRQDRIPRVLHCRHTFCATCLETMSQPKSDMITVCCPLCRQTTCVGRGLSLQEALWVNSRLWDYIPESKEEEEEEVKEEEEEGVKEEEEQEEEEEEERVEANRQTQASSQAECPTSKRSRKMLKFPAFLRKFSLTKPQHQERIVPSCANVEMKSWRRLPAADTF, from the exons ATGGTTCTGTGTGAGGACATGGAGTGTGGGGTGTGTTATCAGCCCTACTCTCGTCAGGACCGGATCCCCCGGGTGCTCCACTGTAGACACACCTTCTGTGCCACCTGCTTAGAGACCATGTCCCAGCCCAAGAGTGACATGATCACCGTGTGCTGCCCGCTGTGCCGCCAGACCACTTGTGTAGGGCGCGGCCTCAGCCTTCAGGAGGCGCTGTGGGTCAACTCACGCCTCTGGGACTACATACCTGAGAgcaaagaagaggaggaggaggaggtgaaggaagaagaggaggagggggtgaaggaagaagaagagcaggaggaggaagaggaggaggagagagtggaggctAACAGACAGACGCAGGCCTCATCACAGGCAGAATG ccctacgTCGAAGCGCTCTAGAAAAATGCTGAAATTTCCGGCCTTCCTCAGGAAATTCAGTCTGACAAAACCACAGCATCAAGAGAGGATTGTGCCTAGTTGTGCCAACGT GGAGATGAAATCCTGGCGCAGGCTTCCAGCTGCTGACACTTTTTAG